Proteins encoded in a region of the Nocardia asteroides genome:
- a CDS encoding TniB family NTP-binding protein → MSSAYSLSRKQGWRRFVDTKPRTRPDALTAEALARLGEDALLDYNDARCDWHANFGTIATPQLTAVRDELELIVASNRQDPDRVRGAAVLDGYPGLGKTTIVNLFGRDFHRSAIHRVGDLTGEGHEHIPVFRVGLTSNTTLRTLNKMICQFYGHPAADRGSAAQLATYALDCVLSCETRVGIIDDIHFIRHDSRDGLAVSNHLKWLANELPVTFIYAGVGLGERRFFEEGLTGRHAAFAQSGRRWTRLSVELFDRDEHWRALVKAVDRQVVLARSRPGQLSRQADYLFSRTGGHIGSLMTLINRGCFKAIRTGTEALSRDLLDSVRIDETAEKSSRRTISASVKAVTR, encoded by the coding sequence ATGAGCAGCGCCTACAGCTTGTCTCGCAAGCAGGGGTGGCGTCGATTCGTCGACACCAAACCCCGAACCCGTCCCGACGCTCTCACCGCGGAGGCGCTGGCGCGCCTCGGTGAAGACGCGTTGTTGGACTACAACGATGCCCGTTGTGACTGGCACGCGAACTTCGGCACGATCGCCACACCTCAGCTGACCGCGGTCCGCGACGAGCTCGAGCTGATCGTGGCGTCGAATCGCCAAGATCCCGACCGGGTGCGCGGGGCGGCGGTGCTCGACGGCTACCCCGGCCTGGGCAAGACGACGATCGTGAATCTGTTCGGCCGCGACTTCCACCGCTCGGCGATCCACCGGGTCGGGGATCTGACCGGTGAAGGCCACGAACACATTCCGGTGTTCCGGGTCGGCCTGACCTCCAACACCACCTTGCGCACGTTGAACAAGATGATCTGCCAGTTCTACGGCCATCCGGCCGCCGACCGTGGCAGCGCCGCGCAGCTGGCCACCTACGCGCTCGATTGCGTGCTCTCGTGTGAGACGCGGGTCGGGATCATCGACGACATCCACTTCATCCGTCACGACTCTCGCGACGGGCTGGCAGTCAGCAACCACCTGAAATGGCTGGCCAACGAGCTGCCCGTGACGTTCATCTACGCGGGAGTGGGACTGGGCGAGCGCCGGTTCTTCGAGGAAGGACTCACCGGCCGCCATGCCGCGTTCGCTCAGAGCGGCCGACGTTGGACCCGCTTGAGTGTCGAGTTGTTCGACCGCGACGAACACTGGCGCGCGCTGGTCAAGGCCGTCGATCGCCAGGTCGTATTGGCTCGATCGCGTCCAGGCCAGCTGAGCAGGCAGGCCGACTACCTGTTCAGCCGAACCGGCGGGCACATCGGTTCGCTGATGACCCTGATCAACAGGGGCTGCTTCAAGGCTATCCGGACAGGCACCGAGGCCCTGTCCAGGGACCTTCTGGACAGCGTCCGCATCGACGAGACCGCCGAAAAAAGCTCGCGCCGAACAATATCGGCATCGGTCAAGGCGGTGACTCGATGA
- a CDS encoding cutinase family protein — MRSSDASYHANLQQPQLPRRALNTTTFERRNSMRHHHSRTIRVALCAAVAATTMTAGVAAAEPTPDRTGTQCPRWTALLALGTYETTTNGQTTPGEILTQLGESLTARYGTDIEVRTLAPTAGAGSVSRADLTAAVKGLCSDTRAVLAGYGQGAEVTGDLATTLGNKGGPIPASRVIAVALVSDPRRDATTAQLGTPVSGQGVTGPRAQGFGELTDRVRTLCLDGDSYCSTTAESSPVLAAVSRALTTATTTTPAPTSTTAPTTTTKAPTTTTSTPTISIGSGSTGQISVSQVLAQVVTVLSGLASFTANVPAIVADLAQLPGLVTAGDVRGVHRVSGDLNNQFAPLIELADGLDLRLVARALALAAPLDTTGVATIAAEIVGVLAGLDISRIATDVGRAQEIAWTAVEFLADGDPVAAVLTLTGLAPVAADLVSATAAAFTGGQFPTLTNTYTATTGGTDTTGSATGTDAGVPAAQDGHTATFDATGYNTAAPMLTDWIAQAIDRSK; from the coding sequence ATGAGGAGCAGCGATGCCAGCTATCACGCGAACCTACAACAACCACAACTCCCCCGCCGCGCCCTGAACACCACCACCTTCGAACGGAGAAACTCCATGCGCCACCACCACTCTCGAACCATCCGCGTCGCGCTGTGCGCGGCCGTCGCCGCGACCACCATGACCGCCGGTGTCGCCGCCGCAGAACCCACACCCGACCGCACCGGTACCCAGTGCCCGCGTTGGACCGCGCTGCTGGCATTGGGCACCTACGAAACAACCACCAACGGACAGACCACACCGGGGGAAATCCTCACCCAGCTCGGGGAATCGCTCACCGCCCGCTACGGCACCGATATCGAGGTCCGCACGCTCGCGCCCACCGCTGGTGCGGGGTCGGTGAGCAGAGCCGACCTCACCGCGGCGGTGAAAGGGCTGTGCTCGGACACCCGAGCCGTTTTGGCCGGCTACGGCCAAGGCGCCGAGGTCACCGGCGACCTCGCCACCACCCTCGGCAACAAAGGCGGCCCGATCCCGGCCTCCCGCGTCATCGCCGTCGCGCTCGTCTCGGACCCGCGCCGCGATGCGACCACCGCCCAGCTCGGCACCCCGGTCTCCGGGCAGGGCGTCACCGGGCCACGCGCGCAGGGCTTCGGCGAACTGACCGACCGGGTCCGCACCCTGTGCCTCGACGGAGACAGCTACTGCTCGACCACCGCCGAGTCCTCGCCTGTCCTCGCCGCGGTGAGCCGCGCCCTCACCACCGCCACCACGACCACTCCGGCTCCTACCAGCACCACCGCGCCCACCACCACGACGAAAGCCCCGACCACGACGACGAGCACACCGACCATCAGCATCGGGTCGGGCTCAACCGGGCAGATCAGCGTGTCCCAGGTCCTCGCCCAGGTCGTCACCGTCCTCAGCGGGCTCGCCAGTTTCACTGCGAACGTGCCCGCGATCGTGGCCGACCTCGCCCAGCTGCCCGGGCTGGTCACCGCTGGAGACGTGCGCGGCGTGCACCGCGTCTCCGGGGACCTGAACAACCAGTTCGCCCCGCTGATCGAGCTTGCCGATGGACTCGACCTGCGCCTGGTAGCGCGGGCGCTGGCGTTGGCCGCGCCGCTGGACACCACCGGGGTCGCCACGATCGCCGCCGAGATCGTCGGTGTCCTGGCCGGACTCGACATCTCCCGCATCGCCACCGATGTCGGCCGGGCACAGGAGATCGCCTGGACCGCCGTGGAATTCCTCGCCGATGGCGACCCGGTCGCGGCGGTGCTGACGCTGACCGGGCTGGCACCGGTCGCCGCCGATCTCGTCTCGGCCACCGCCGCAGCGTTCACCGGCGGGCAGTTCCCCACCCTGACCAACACCTACACCGCCACCACCGGCGGCACGGACACGACGGGCAGCGCCACCGGCACGGATGCCGGTGTTCCGGCTGCCCAGGACGGCCACACGGCCACGTTCGACGCCACCGGCTACAACACCGCCGCGCCCATGCTGACCGACTGGATCGCCCAGGCCATCGACCGCAGCAAGTAG
- a CDS encoding bifunctional lytic transglycosylase/C40 family peptidase, which produces MLVKALGAGFAGFVFLTVVIATVVTTVIVFDQALTAPAPGASTGTGSTPSPEAQQDIPAETLVLYQDAAGDCPGLNWSVLAAIGKIETDHGRSTLPGVSSGENSSGAGGPMQFLAPTFDSVVSRHPLPAGGANPPSRYNPSDAIHAAAFYLCDSGAPDDLRAAIWAYNHADWYVDQVLDQAARYRATDTSGGDCQTASPPTPAAAQVVSFACAQLGLPYVWGGNGPEVNGGWDCSGLTQAAYRAAGISIPRTTYDQVHTGTPVSEDQLAPGDLVFYGTAADVHHVGIYLGAGQMVHAPTFNERVQVSPYRWKSDDFYAARRPTPTHDDGVGSHVS; this is translated from the coding sequence ATGCTGGTCAAGGCACTCGGGGCAGGATTCGCCGGGTTCGTGTTCCTCACCGTCGTCATCGCGACCGTGGTCACCACGGTCATCGTGTTCGACCAAGCGCTCACAGCACCCGCCCCGGGAGCTTCGACCGGCACCGGCTCCACCCCGAGCCCCGAAGCACAGCAAGACATCCCAGCCGAGACGCTCGTGCTCTACCAGGACGCCGCCGGGGACTGCCCCGGCCTGAACTGGTCGGTGCTCGCCGCGATCGGCAAGATCGAAACCGACCACGGCCGCTCCACCCTGCCCGGCGTGTCCTCCGGCGAGAACAGCTCCGGGGCCGGTGGGCCGATGCAATTCCTGGCTCCCACCTTCGACTCCGTTGTCTCGCGACACCCGTTGCCCGCCGGTGGAGCGAACCCGCCCTCACGCTACAACCCCTCCGACGCCATCCACGCCGCCGCGTTCTACCTGTGCGACTCCGGCGCACCCGATGACCTGCGCGCCGCGATCTGGGCTTACAACCACGCCGACTGGTACGTCGACCAGGTCCTCGACCAGGCCGCCCGCTACCGCGCCACCGACACCTCAGGCGGCGACTGCCAGACCGCCTCGCCGCCGACCCCTGCTGCTGCACAGGTGGTCTCGTTCGCTTGTGCCCAGCTCGGCTTGCCCTACGTGTGGGGCGGCAACGGGCCTGAGGTGAATGGCGGCTGGGACTGCTCGGGACTGACCCAGGCCGCCTACCGCGCCGCCGGGATCTCGATCCCGCGCACTACCTACGACCAGGTCCACACCGGCACGCCGGTATCCGAAGACCAGCTCGCCCCCGGCGACCTCGTCTTCTACGGCACCGCCGCCGACGTCCACCACGTCGGGATCTACCTCGGCGCAGGCCAGATGGTGCACGCACCCACCTTCAACGAACGCGTCCAAGTCTCGCCCTACCGGTGGAAAAGCGACGACTTCTACGCCGCTAGGAGACCCACACCCACCCACGACGATGGTGTAGGTTCGCATGTTAGCTGA
- a CDS encoding TnsA-like heteromeric transposase endonuclease subunit: MLVRYRNSDGRFVDATMAQLPVEDVLAGLPVREFRSYKGRRHYSGWYWSSTTGTHLVYESRLELARLLVADQDSTVVAIAAQPFLLEGSDGVRVRRHVPDLLLARADGTVTVVDVKAPSRVADPKVAAQFAWTEKLCALRGFGFEVWTGMDAVELENLRFLAGYRRESTVCRELIAPVLESAAEPVSLAVLERGLAGLAVSSLVRPVALHLLWRSRMRADLRCPLDADTVVSVGAAA, from the coding sequence GTGCTGGTTCGGTACCGGAATTCTGATGGTCGTTTCGTGGACGCGACTATGGCTCAATTGCCGGTCGAGGATGTGCTGGCCGGTCTGCCGGTGCGCGAGTTCCGTTCGTATAAGGGGCGTCGGCATTATTCGGGCTGGTATTGGTCATCGACTACCGGGACGCATCTTGTGTACGAGAGCCGTCTGGAATTGGCGAGACTGCTTGTAGCGGATCAGGATTCGACGGTCGTTGCGATCGCGGCTCAGCCGTTTCTGCTGGAGGGGTCCGATGGCGTGCGGGTCCGGCGGCATGTGCCGGACCTGTTGCTGGCCCGTGCGGACGGCACGGTGACGGTGGTCGATGTGAAGGCGCCTTCGCGTGTGGCCGATCCGAAGGTGGCGGCGCAGTTCGCGTGGACCGAGAAGCTTTGTGCTTTGCGAGGTTTCGGTTTCGAGGTGTGGACCGGAATGGATGCCGTCGAGCTGGAGAACCTGCGATTCCTGGCCGGATATCGCCGCGAGTCGACGGTATGTCGGGAGTTGATCGCGCCGGTGCTGGAATCGGCGGCCGAACCGGTGAGCCTTGCGGTGTTGGAGCGCGGCCTGGCGGGGCTGGCCGTTTCGTCGTTGGTGCGGCCGGTCGCGCTGCACTTGCTGTGGCGGTCGCGGATGCGGGCGGATCTGAGGTGTCCGCTTGATGCCGACACCGTCGTTTCGGTGGGAGCGGCGGCATGA
- a CDS encoding TniQ family protein, whose translation MSAAMTLPLRVAIGEGEAVDSWIEALARRNGTSPLAVLQALGARPGLRNTRQLLGTTADEAILRRLEHAAGLPENRLDAAAARECDWATQLLVSGRSRFCPQCLAEGGGRWPLIWRWKWQLVCGEHNLLLHDSCPVCADTPRRLLLGGRDPIPPAACGYGPSRGNRCGNDLTAGSTRRAPREVLDTQQWIHDHNTENPATTASTGSPRESELTLVSDWLRGIDLDSVTAEAHAINPDREPTTYHPDGNPRYLDAALTAALLGRAKNILGTHDEPAIAFIGDIHAKNPAPNRFPPRRIELRRWQNASGRFPNRYVRAIDPDLGALTRLRLKSPTATAIHVGGQTTARQRALPQLLWPEWSARLLPASGFHAERFRATLATLLLVPGSAVGRAHRTTLNPRVNPGNCTALLQGMAKLPGGSAVTDVITVLCRIADYLDSATVPIDYQRRREVVPAEAITWQRWRDLACEIGAHPGEQGKGLGRIHVVQRHLHEILTGADLSDPNHPLVFRSPQDRGTYTTALGQFTPHLRRALRDYGQQLLAELGIEEPIIWSPPAELADGLTLPGIDPTDLDTDKIRRLVLDEKRAPSAVADLLGVHIEHVRLALEGLDRPVRQWSKHTAPVSWKLDRDAERTLTREFFEREYIQNKRTLADIGEATGFGKPRVSRIAKGLGVTLRKGADAHPIDQAWLRQQYCDKLRSTADIAAELDVDQMVVNNALHRFAIPTRPQGVFSRTEFLASLPDMVPTRVRTTVEGRLHGWLRLHRFRIAMQFPNLLTAQKYLGRSVALITQLQQLEKHIGGPLFDRSELGRHQHPTALGRALLEDLEDDNVAQLMIQALGAKALPMPDAETIAAAEAAVSKLARQTDPTSPQSRSAAELARQTAQQRKSDYQQIFADLQVEPVSIRAESSLIILQDLLGAASDESHGLAVLQRTGFTEGPVYQALNRFRKAGWLTVHLETHAARRARMGGSTQTSRRRTFFRLTRDGRKAAERVLANAQLRENVKPVRRKPRQTHETQQHSSRS comes from the coding sequence ATGAGCGCGGCCATGACCCTGCCGCTGCGGGTCGCGATCGGCGAGGGCGAGGCAGTCGACTCCTGGATCGAGGCGCTGGCCCGCCGCAACGGCACCTCCCCACTGGCGGTGCTGCAAGCCCTCGGCGCCCGCCCCGGTCTGCGCAACACTCGACAGCTACTGGGAACCACCGCCGACGAAGCGATCCTGCGACGCCTCGAACATGCCGCGGGCCTGCCCGAGAACAGACTCGACGCGGCAGCGGCACGCGAATGTGACTGGGCGACACAGCTGTTGGTTTCGGGCCGGTCCCGTTTCTGCCCACAGTGCTTGGCCGAGGGCGGTGGCCGCTGGCCGCTGATCTGGCGGTGGAAGTGGCAGCTCGTCTGCGGTGAGCACAACCTCTTGCTACACGACAGCTGCCCGGTCTGCGCCGACACCCCACGTCGGCTCCTACTCGGCGGGCGAGACCCTATCCCGCCCGCGGCCTGCGGCTACGGTCCCTCACGCGGAAACCGCTGCGGCAACGACCTGACCGCGGGATCGACGCGGCGAGCACCCCGAGAAGTGCTCGACACCCAACAGTGGATCCACGACCACAACACCGAGAACCCCGCGACCACAGCCTCCACCGGGTCGCCGCGGGAGTCCGAATTGACGCTGGTCTCGGACTGGCTGCGGGGCATCGACCTCGACAGCGTGACCGCCGAAGCACACGCGATCAATCCCGACCGCGAACCGACGACCTATCACCCCGACGGCAACCCGCGATATCTCGATGCCGCTCTGACCGCCGCGCTACTGGGCCGCGCGAAGAACATCCTCGGCACCCACGACGAACCCGCGATCGCCTTCATCGGCGACATTCACGCGAAAAACCCCGCACCGAACCGGTTCCCACCCCGACGGATCGAGTTGAGGCGATGGCAGAACGCATCCGGGCGCTTTCCCAACAGATATGTGCGCGCGATCGATCCCGATCTGGGCGCGTTGACCCGCCTGCGGCTCAAGAGCCCGACAGCGACTGCGATCCACGTCGGCGGCCAGACCACCGCCCGGCAGCGGGCGCTACCGCAACTGCTCTGGCCGGAATGGTCGGCCCGACTGCTGCCCGCGAGCGGATTCCACGCCGAACGGTTCCGCGCCACATTAGCCACACTGCTACTGGTCCCCGGCAGCGCTGTCGGCCGCGCTCACCGCACAACGCTGAATCCGAGAGTCAACCCGGGCAACTGCACCGCTCTGCTGCAAGGCATGGCGAAACTACCCGGCGGGTCAGCGGTCACCGACGTGATCACCGTGCTCTGCCGAATCGCGGACTACCTCGACAGCGCCACCGTCCCGATCGACTACCAGCGCCGCCGTGAGGTGGTTCCGGCCGAAGCGATCACCTGGCAACGATGGCGGGACCTGGCCTGCGAGATCGGAGCCCACCCGGGCGAACAAGGCAAAGGCCTGGGGCGCATCCACGTCGTCCAACGCCACCTACACGAAATACTCACCGGCGCAGATCTATCCGACCCAAATCACCCGCTGGTATTCCGCAGCCCGCAAGACCGCGGCACCTACACGACCGCCCTGGGACAGTTCACCCCCCACTTGCGCCGCGCCCTGCGCGACTACGGCCAGCAGTTGCTCGCCGAACTCGGCATCGAGGAGCCGATCATCTGGTCGCCACCGGCCGAGCTCGCCGACGGGCTGACCCTGCCGGGCATCGACCCCACCGACCTCGACACCGACAAGATCCGCCGACTCGTCCTCGACGAGAAGCGCGCCCCGAGCGCGGTCGCCGACCTTCTCGGGGTTCACATCGAACACGTTCGCCTCGCGCTGGAAGGACTCGACCGGCCTGTCCGGCAATGGTCCAAACACACCGCTCCGGTCTCCTGGAAACTCGACCGCGACGCCGAACGGACGCTGACCCGGGAATTCTTCGAGCGCGAGTACATCCAGAACAAACGCACCCTCGCCGACATCGGTGAGGCAACAGGATTCGGCAAACCACGCGTCAGCCGCATCGCCAAAGGACTGGGCGTCACGTTGCGCAAAGGCGCAGACGCTCACCCGATCGACCAGGCATGGCTTCGACAGCAATATTGCGACAAGCTGCGCTCCACGGCAGACATCGCCGCCGAACTCGATGTCGATCAGATGGTCGTCAACAACGCGCTTCACCGTTTCGCCATCCCCACCCGGCCGCAAGGAGTTTTCAGCCGAACCGAATTCCTCGCCTCCCTTCCGGACATGGTGCCCACACGAGTCCGCACCACCGTCGAAGGTCGGCTACACGGATGGCTGCGTCTGCACCGGTTCCGGATCGCGATGCAATTCCCCAACCTGCTCACCGCCCAGAAATACCTCGGCCGATCCGTCGCCTTGATCACCCAACTCCAGCAACTGGAGAAACATATCGGCGGCCCTCTCTTCGACCGATCCGAACTCGGCAGGCACCAACACCCCACCGCTCTCGGCCGGGCGTTGCTCGAGGATCTGGAAGACGACAACGTTGCACAGCTGATGATCCAAGCACTCGGCGCCAAGGCCCTGCCAATGCCCGATGCCGAGACCATCGCAGCAGCTGAGGCAGCGGTCTCCAAACTCGCACGGCAAACAGACCCCACATCACCACAGAGCCGATCAGCAGCAGAACTCGCGAGACAGACCGCACAACAACGCAAAAGCGACTACCAGCAGATCTTCGCCGACCTCCAAGTCGAACCGGTGTCCATCAGAGCCGAAAGCAGCCTGATCATCCTCCAGGACCTGCTCGGCGCTGCCAGCGATGAATCGCACGGACTCGCAGTCCTGCAACGCACAGGATTCACCGAGGGCCCCGTCTATCAGGCCCTCAACAGATTCCGCAAAGCGGGCTGGCTGACCGTTCATCTCGAAACCCACGCAGCCCGCCGCGCCCGCATGGGCGGCTCCACCCAAACATCCCGGCGCAGAACCTTCTTCCGCCTCACCCGAGACGGCCGCAAAGCCGCCGAACGAGTACTGGCAAACGCCCAACTCCGAGAAAACGTCAAACCAGTGAGAAGAAAACCCCGCCAAACACATGAGACACAACAGCATTCGAGCCGGTCATGA
- a CDS encoding transposase → MSARTVTIAVGMTLLFDGESVRIVEFDGRRVTLRHSDDRFSSVAVSEFVTRARGTEIAEAGADVDPGLVLAGLSQAERERVAERAGHVREVLTGYRAGHRDAAADGEPRAEYAQTVALIERYRAKAAELGIGLRTIQRWAAAYRACGEAGLVDDRSRKGRWTSVDPRWDAALRAEIVEGVAKSTPSRAALLMRVTQRIEREHGAGVVPMPSTATAYRRLEVLAKGTNAVNGSARGRRSIADRPHGVYGRLRATRPGEYVVLDTQDLDVFAMEPVTCRWLRAQLTVAQDLFDRQIVGLKVTAVSTKSVDVAGVLFEAVTGQSSGRPALGSVHGLPDRLVFTEFGEHTLQSWCPPETLVVDHGKAFLSAHVIGVCSRLGISIQPAQPRKPTDKPTVERFFRSLREGLIQHLPAYKGPDLHSRGEAVAEQAFLFLHELEDIIRDWVTTVYHRCAHDGLVVAQWPDLALSPNDMFALGLAKAGVLRIPASPDLVLEFLRVEWRTIQHYGVEIEGRRYNGAALDPYRNARSPYGGVAAGKWPLRVNDDDVRVVFFQDPEDSTWHRLVWEHAPMLGTPFSSEAARYARVLATRDDRFADPVQALSEVLGRWNAGEVIDRRERRMAARLSAERSGVQAIADLGETVAGASLGAVEPSAEIRGDDDTDELDESYWADALEVLE, encoded by the coding sequence ATGAGCGCGCGCACGGTCACGATCGCGGTGGGGATGACGTTGCTGTTCGACGGGGAATCGGTGCGGATCGTCGAGTTCGACGGTCGCCGAGTCACTCTGCGTCACAGTGACGATCGGTTCAGCAGTGTTGCGGTGTCGGAGTTCGTCACTCGCGCCCGCGGCACCGAGATCGCCGAGGCCGGCGCGGATGTCGATCCCGGCCTGGTGCTGGCCGGGTTGTCGCAGGCCGAGCGTGAGAGGGTCGCCGAGCGCGCCGGGCATGTGCGCGAGGTGTTGACCGGCTATCGGGCCGGTCACCGTGACGCTGCGGCCGATGGTGAGCCCCGTGCCGAGTACGCGCAGACGGTGGCGCTGATCGAGCGCTATCGGGCCAAGGCCGCCGAACTCGGCATCGGGTTGCGCACGATCCAGCGGTGGGCTGCGGCCTATCGCGCCTGCGGCGAGGCCGGGCTGGTCGACGACCGCTCCCGCAAGGGGCGTTGGACTTCGGTGGATCCACGTTGGGACGCGGCACTGCGGGCGGAAATCGTCGAGGGCGTGGCCAAGTCGACTCCTTCGCGCGCTGCGCTGTTGATGCGGGTCACGCAGCGGATCGAACGCGAACACGGCGCCGGTGTGGTGCCGATGCCGTCGACGGCGACCGCGTATCGACGGCTGGAGGTGCTGGCCAAAGGCACCAATGCGGTCAATGGATCAGCGCGGGGACGTCGCTCGATCGCCGATCGCCCGCACGGGGTTTACGGTCGGCTGCGCGCGACGCGGCCGGGCGAGTATGTGGTGCTCGATACCCAGGATCTGGATGTGTTCGCGATGGAGCCGGTTACCTGCCGGTGGTTGAGAGCACAGTTGACCGTCGCGCAGGACCTGTTCGACCGCCAGATCGTGGGGTTGAAGGTCACGGCCGTGTCGACGAAGTCCGTCGATGTCGCGGGAGTGTTGTTCGAGGCGGTCACCGGGCAGAGTTCGGGACGGCCGGCGCTGGGGTCGGTGCACGGGTTGCCGGATCGGCTGGTGTTCACCGAGTTCGGTGAACACACCTTGCAGTCGTGGTGCCCGCCGGAAACGTTGGTGGTCGATCACGGGAAGGCGTTCCTGTCGGCCCATGTGATCGGGGTGTGTTCGCGCCTGGGTATCTCGATTCAGCCCGCGCAGCCACGCAAGCCCACCGACAAACCGACGGTCGAGCGGTTCTTCCGGTCTCTGCGCGAAGGGCTGATCCAGCATCTTCCCGCCTACAAGGGCCCGGACCTGCACAGCCGCGGCGAGGCAGTGGCCGAGCAAGCGTTCTTGTTCCTGCATGAGCTCGAGGACATCATCCGGGACTGGGTCACCACGGTCTATCACCGGTGCGCCCATGACGGACTGGTGGTGGCGCAGTGGCCGGATCTGGCGCTCTCGCCCAATGACATGTTCGCGCTCGGTCTGGCCAAGGCCGGGGTGTTGCGTATTCCGGCCTCCCCGGATCTGGTGCTCGAGTTCTTGCGAGTCGAGTGGCGCACGATTCAGCACTACGGGGTCGAGATCGAGGGCCGCCGCTACAACGGTGCCGCGTTGGACCCCTACCGCAACGCACGCAGCCCCTACGGCGGAGTCGCTGCGGGCAAGTGGCCCTTGCGCGTCAACGACGACGACGTCCGCGTGGTGTTCTTCCAGGATCCCGAGGATTCGACCTGGCACCGACTGGTCTGGGAACACGCCCCGATGCTGGGCACCCCGTTCTCCTCCGAAGCCGCCCGCTACGCGCGCGTCCTGGCAACACGCGATGACCGGTTCGCAGACCCCGTGCAGGCGTTGAGCGAGGTGCTGGGCCGGTGGAACGCCGGGGAGGTGATCGATCGGCGCGAGCGGCGCATGGCCGCACGGCTGTCGGCCGAACGCAGCGGCGTCCAGGCGATCGCCGATCTCGGTGAAACCGTCGCCGGAGCATCGCTGGGCGCGGTCGAGCCGAGCGCGGAGATCCGCGGCGACGACGACACCGACGAACTCGATGAGAGCTACTGGGCGGATGCGTTGGAGGTGCTGGAATGA